The Shewanella japonica genome has a window encoding:
- a CDS encoding TlpA family protein disulfide reductase codes for MLALKASFNCLVLLTTLVVSNTASAGTNSNELSVAQIQLKDLRTSQSSVSYHAEKPTVLMYFQPDCSWCKNQGKIITELLGECGNSVHFTLIGDKGSKSQLKRELHHFSADIPSQQSNKMFVRKSGGVKGFPTTLVLDTQGNVLAKRRGFTSETMLRKLTNELSQGECALE; via the coding sequence ATGTTGGCGTTGAAGGCAAGCTTTAACTGCCTAGTGTTACTGACAACACTTGTTGTCAGTAACACTGCTAGCGCAGGCACAAACAGCAACGAACTATCAGTGGCGCAAATCCAGTTAAAGGATTTACGCACCAGCCAATCCTCGGTCAGTTACCATGCAGAAAAACCTACCGTGTTGATGTACTTTCAACCTGATTGCAGTTGGTGTAAAAATCAGGGCAAAATTATCACCGAGCTATTAGGCGAATGTGGCAATAGCGTCCACTTTACTTTAATCGGCGATAAAGGCTCTAAAAGCCAACTTAAACGCGAATTACATCATTTTTCAGCTGATATACCATCACAACAAAGCAATAAAATGTTCGTCCGTAAAAGTGGCGGTGTTAAGGGGTTCCCCACCACTTTAGTGCTCGATACCCAAGGTAATGTGCTGGCTAAACGCCGCGGTTTTACCTCAGAAACCATGCTACGTAAATTAACCAACGAGCTCAGCCAAGGTGAATGTGCACTTGAGTAG